The following coding sequences lie in one Dehalobacter sp. 12DCB1 genomic window:
- a CDS encoding type II secretion system F family protein has product MLWKWKAVDQNSNIRKGYWAETDRSRVVSGLREQNLYPVGISRALFTPVWIKYKTGNRKLFWGRMAHKLGTMLEAGIPLLSVLDVIAERETTGLHKNQWKQVSQSLQAGVELHISLQGIIPSAGHLFYTMVKAGERSGTLPAALIDMANYFEDAYFFEKKFKNALFYPLLLLVAALIIIYALSILILPMYETLFQGFETELPLATKMIFKVGGCIPYLTAVIPALAIAVWLFNKKGHFFIIPGTGKINRTRHLIQFCSVLGRLLEAGLSLQESLLLVKTIFKDRLMQELTAQLIFAVNEGRRMFSVIMMSKLFPPEAAKMLEVAEESGKLSEMLTYMSRMFKKELEEKIQQYTKLLEPALVFIMAGMVGFVAIGVLLPIFDISSQIN; this is encoded by the coding sequence TTGCTCTGGAAATGGAAAGCTGTTGATCAAAATAGCAATATACGGAAAGGTTACTGGGCTGAGACTGACCGGAGCAGGGTTGTTTCCGGTCTAAGGGAACAAAATTTATATCCGGTAGGGATCAGCAGGGCATTGTTTACCCCGGTGTGGATCAAGTACAAGACAGGAAATAGAAAACTGTTTTGGGGGAGGATGGCACATAAGCTTGGAACAATGCTCGAGGCAGGCATTCCGTTGCTCTCGGTATTAGATGTCATTGCGGAAAGGGAAACAACCGGTTTACATAAAAATCAGTGGAAGCAGGTTAGCCAGTCGCTTCAGGCTGGAGTCGAACTTCATATTAGTTTACAAGGTATTATACCCTCTGCGGGACACCTGTTTTACACGATGGTCAAAGCCGGCGAAAGAAGCGGGACTTTGCCGGCTGCGCTGATCGATATGGCTAATTATTTTGAGGACGCGTATTTTTTTGAAAAGAAATTTAAAAACGCTTTGTTTTATCCGCTTCTGCTTTTAGTTGCAGCTTTGATCATTATCTATGCACTTAGCATTTTGATTCTGCCGATGTATGAAACTCTTTTTCAGGGATTTGAGACAGAATTACCGCTGGCGACAAAAATGATATTCAAAGTGGGCGGCTGTATTCCCTATTTGACAGCTGTTATCCCTGCCCTGGCAATAGCGGTATGGCTGTTCAATAAAAAGGGACATTTCTTCATCATACCTGGAACCGGTAAGATTAACAGAACCAGGCACCTCATTCAATTTTGTTCCGTCTTGGGAAGATTGCTGGAAGCCGGACTCTCCCTGCAGGAATCACTGCTCTTGGTCAAAACAATTTTCAAGGATCGTTTGATGCAGGAATTGACTGCGCAATTAATCTTCGCTGTCAATGAAGGAAGAAGAATGTTTTCCGTCATCATGATGAGTAAGCTGTTTCCTCCCGAAGCTGCCAAGATGCTGGAAGTCGCCGAGGAATCCGGCAAACTCAGTGAGATGCTTACGTATATGTCCCGGATGTTCAAAAAGGAGCTGGAGGAGAAAATTCAGCAATATACGAAGCTCTTAGAGCCTGCTTTGGTGTTTATCATGGCTGGTATGGTTGGCTTTGTGGCTATAGGAGTTCTCCTGCCGATTTTCGATATCAGCTCGCAGATTAATTGA
- a CDS encoding GspE/PulE family protein, which yields MPDIGIVMIDQSKPGFWKDFVLKELYVYARENKALIPNADEIAAQLALLDQGAKLEELLAVYLAEEEILEFKSRISGINMISLAERPVNVSAAKLVSEELARKYTLIPIAAQNQRIIIAMADPTDRTALDDVMLFTGYQVDPLLASAEEIKIAIRECFTLERSAGEHALLNSNESESWKIEENVNAQETPVVSLVDSLFRQAVIEKASDIHWEPIETGFSVKFRIDGLLMVKENLPKNLSRSVTARLKVMSGLDITQRRLPQDGRIMLDISDKKIDVRVSTFPTVYGEKVVTRILDKKTAGLSLEKLGMQEDIEYQIRKLIRQPHGLVLISGPTGSGKTTTLYALIRELQSETINIVSIEDPVEYRLPGVSQAQVNTGIGLDFASGLRSILRQDPDVIMVGEIRDRETAKIATAAAMTGHLVLSTVHTNTAAEALTRLLDMDIDAYMVASAVCGVLAQRLVRRLCLNCRKLRPVFAEEKQIFHREAVSAIYEPVGCSKCHGTGYNGRIGIHEYLPYNQEIKELILQKGSAASLEKASKKSGMLILKEDALRKVAAGITSLEEIMRLWAENND from the coding sequence TTGCCGGATATAGGTATTGTTATGATTGATCAGTCCAAACCGGGATTCTGGAAAGATTTTGTACTTAAAGAACTTTACGTGTATGCCCGTGAAAACAAGGCGCTTATACCAAACGCTGATGAGATAGCTGCCCAGCTTGCCCTGCTTGATCAGGGAGCAAAACTTGAAGAACTTCTTGCAGTGTATTTGGCTGAAGAGGAAATCCTAGAATTTAAAAGCCGGATCTCAGGAATTAACATGATCAGTCTTGCTGAGCGACCTGTCAATGTGTCAGCAGCAAAATTAGTTTCGGAAGAACTGGCCCGAAAATATACACTGATTCCAATTGCGGCTCAGAATCAAAGAATCATCATCGCTATGGCGGACCCTACAGACAGAACCGCGTTGGATGATGTAATGCTTTTTACCGGATATCAGGTTGATCCGCTCCTGGCTTCTGCTGAAGAAATCAAAATTGCAATCCGGGAATGTTTTACCTTGGAAAGATCAGCCGGGGAGCACGCTCTTCTAAATTCAAACGAATCAGAGAGCTGGAAGATTGAAGAAAATGTCAATGCCCAGGAAACGCCGGTCGTCAGCCTTGTTGATTCGCTGTTTAGGCAGGCTGTTATTGAAAAAGCCAGTGATATACACTGGGAACCAATCGAAACTGGATTCAGCGTGAAATTTCGGATAGACGGGCTGTTGATGGTCAAGGAAAATTTGCCAAAGAATCTGTCCAGAAGTGTTACTGCACGCTTGAAAGTTATGTCGGGTCTGGATATTACCCAAAGACGCCTCCCTCAGGATGGCAGAATCATGCTGGACATTTCTGATAAGAAAATTGATGTCAGAGTTTCTACTTTCCCGACTGTCTATGGAGAAAAAGTCGTAACCAGGATTCTGGATAAGAAGACCGCAGGTCTTTCCCTGGAGAAACTGGGTATGCAGGAAGATATCGAGTACCAAATCCGAAAGCTTATCCGCCAGCCGCATGGGCTAGTCCTTATTTCCGGCCCAACCGGGAGCGGAAAAACCACCACATTGTATGCCCTGATCCGGGAGCTTCAATCTGAAACCATCAATATTGTGTCTATAGAAGATCCTGTTGAATACCGGCTTCCAGGAGTCAGTCAGGCCCAGGTCAATACCGGTATTGGCCTGGACTTTGCAAGCGGCCTGAGATCCATTCTTCGTCAGGATCCGGATGTCATTATGGTAGGGGAAATAAGAGACAGAGAAACCGCTAAAATTGCAACAGCCGCTGCGATGACCGGGCACCTTGTTTTATCTACCGTTCATACCAATACAGCAGCAGAAGCCCTTACCCGTTTATTGGATATGGATATTGATGCCTATATGGTAGCTTCGGCAGTTTGCGGGGTACTGGCGCAGAGACTTGTTCGGAGACTATGTCTGAATTGCCGGAAATTAAGACCGGTTTTCGCTGAAGAGAAGCAAATTTTTCACAGAGAAGCTGTATCAGCCATTTATGAACCGGTAGGCTGCTCCAAGTGCCATGGGACTGGATACAACGGCAGGATAGGAATTCATGAATATCTTCCCTACAATCAGGAAATCAAGGAACTCATTTTGCAAAAAGGCAGTGCCGCCAGCCTTGAAAAGGCCTCCAAAAAATCCGGAATGCTGATACTAAAAGAAGATGCGCTTAGGAAAGTCGCTGCCGGAATAACTTCTTTGGAAGAAATCATGAGACTGTGGGCGGAAAATAATGATTAG
- a CDS encoding prepilin-type N-terminal cleavage/methylation domain-containing protein, translating to MAGLTKKTGWQNDKGFTLLEVLVSLVITGIVAAMVLQLYISQYRMAKELMADADLSFAAVRAGQVVTAAVSTAESVVWTGKVLRISYLENGKAVTDSYYLADKDFNGVPDLYREHLGVPNPVASKICEFQCTGVMDGLWQISLTAAQAEKTVYWQRTVRVRNSSD from the coding sequence ATGGCTGGCCTGACAAAGAAAACGGGATGGCAAAACGACAAAGGGTTTACGCTGTTGGAAGTTCTCGTTTCCCTAGTCATTACCGGAATTGTTGCTGCAATGGTTTTGCAACTGTACATAAGTCAGTACCGGATGGCGAAGGAGCTGATGGCAGACGCCGATCTTTCCTTTGCAGCTGTCAGGGCGGGTCAAGTAGTGACCGCAGCAGTTTCTACAGCAGAAAGCGTCGTATGGACAGGTAAAGTATTACGTATCAGTTATCTTGAGAACGGCAAGGCCGTTACAGACAGCTACTATCTTGCCGACAAGGACTTTAACGGAGTCCCGGACTTGTACCGCGAGCATCTCGGTGTTCCGAATCCTGTAGCAAGTAAGATTTGTGAATTTCAATGTACTGGGGTTATGGATGGATTATGGCAAATCTCTCTGACGGCAGCACAGGCGGAGAAAACCGTTTACTGGCAAAGAACTGTTCGTGTAAGAAATTCTTCGGATTAA
- a CDS encoding type II secretion system protein GspG produces the protein MSKACKNGFTLWEVLLVVALLGILACMILPSYSGSINSTESEVHKVNVLKIENAVKLYRLDTGSRPESLDDLITCPSADLNWQGPYLEKIPVCPLDPNKHYMLDDDGKAVIL, from the coding sequence ATGTCTAAAGCTTGCAAAAATGGTTTTACTTTATGGGAAGTATTATTGGTTGTTGCTTTGTTGGGTATCCTGGCCTGTATGATTTTGCCAAGTTACAGCGGCAGTATCAACAGTACGGAATCGGAAGTACACAAAGTCAATGTGCTTAAAATAGAAAACGCCGTGAAGCTATACCGTCTTGACACGGGCAGCCGTCCGGAAAGTCTGGATGACCTGATTACCTGCCCCTCAGCCGATCTAAACTGGCAGGGACCCTATCTTGAGAAAATACCGGTTTGCCCGCTTGATCCAAATAAACATTATATGCTGGATGATGATGGCAAAGCGGTGATCCTTTAA
- the aroB gene encoding 3-dehydroquinate synthase: MIQRIDVSGGHGYPLLLGAALDELGGHLKTTYGTSGHYLLISNDVVAGYYADKLLDGMKDLKTDLMIVPDGEQEKSLDRISKLTEQALQFKADRDTVVLALGGGVIGDLSGFFASIFMRGMRYIHIPTTLLSQIDSSIGGKVAVNHPSGKNLLGSFYAPQAVWTDFGTLQTLPWEEMRNGLAETIKHALVADPDLFEFIEEHAEAIKGLDYKVIKEMSLRSLAVKVKIVTEDEKEKGNRMLLNLGHSFGHALETEEAYQGVMHGEGVSIGIAAAANLSRERGLLNDKQLDRILNLLLKMDLPITAKDHDPSLLLGHMSADKKNKAGNKVLVLPVGIGKSAVAADCSDGEILRAWEKVII; the protein is encoded by the coding sequence ATGATACAGAGAATAGATGTCAGCGGAGGCCACGGTTATCCGCTGTTACTGGGAGCCGCTTTGGACGAGCTTGGCGGTCATTTGAAAACAACATATGGCACGAGCGGGCATTATCTTCTTATCTCGAATGATGTTGTGGCCGGATACTATGCAGATAAACTTTTGGACGGAATGAAGGACTTAAAGACCGATTTGATGATTGTTCCTGACGGTGAACAGGAGAAATCACTTGACAGGATCAGTAAATTGACGGAACAGGCGCTGCAGTTCAAAGCGGACAGAGACACTGTGGTGCTGGCCCTCGGCGGAGGGGTAATCGGGGATTTGTCTGGATTTTTTGCAAGTATTTTTATGCGTGGAATGCGTTACATCCACATTCCGACCACCTTGCTGTCCCAGATTGATTCGAGCATCGGCGGCAAGGTGGCGGTGAACCATCCTTCCGGTAAAAACCTCCTGGGATCTTTTTATGCCCCTCAGGCTGTCTGGACAGATTTTGGAACCTTGCAGACGCTTCCGTGGGAAGAGATGCGGAACGGGCTTGCCGAAACCATTAAACACGCGCTTGTTGCTGATCCGGATTTGTTTGAATTCATCGAAGAACATGCCGAAGCCATCAAAGGATTGGACTACAAGGTCATCAAGGAAATGTCCCTGCGGTCTCTGGCTGTCAAAGTCAAGATTGTCACTGAGGATGAGAAAGAAAAAGGAAACAGGATGCTTCTGAACCTCGGACACAGTTTTGGGCATGCCCTGGAGACAGAGGAGGCCTATCAGGGTGTTATGCATGGCGAAGGTGTCAGTATTGGGATTGCCGCTGCAGCGAATCTGTCCAGAGAAAGAGGTTTGCTCAACGATAAACAGCTGGACAGAATCCTGAATCTTTTACTAAAAATGGACCTGCCGATAACCGCCAAGGATCACGATCCGTCACTACTGCTCGGGCACATGTCTGCGGATAAGAAGAACAAAGCCGGTAATAAGGTGCTTGTTCTGCCTGTCGGCATTGGGAAATCAGCCGTTGCAGCAGATTGCAGCGATGGAGAAATCCTCAGGGCCTGGGAAAAGGTTATCATTTAG
- a CDS encoding shikimate kinase codes for MSDSLNSIPQNIVLIGFMAAGKSSVGKLLARELRWGFLDTDSEIEKVTGLKIPEIFQKYGEAMFRSEENLLVHKISGFTDTVIATGGGTVLNPENWNILCGLGKLVYLYAPLETALQRARKHHDRPLLSSSEPEQIEKLWRDREVIYRKASITVDTSDKDVQTVAAEILELLKGEHITA; via the coding sequence ATGTCCGATAGCCTGAATTCGATACCCCAAAATATTGTACTTATCGGCTTTATGGCTGCTGGAAAAAGCAGTGTCGGCAAGCTTCTGGCCAGGGAACTCCGCTGGGGATTTCTGGATACGGACAGTGAGATCGAAAAAGTGACAGGGTTGAAAATCCCGGAAATTTTTCAAAAATACGGTGAAGCAATGTTCCGGTCGGAAGAAAATCTGCTGGTTCATAAGATTTCCGGATTTACCGATACAGTGATTGCCACCGGAGGAGGAACGGTTTTGAATCCGGAAAACTGGAATATTCTCTGCGGACTTGGGAAATTGGTTTACCTATATGCTCCATTGGAGACTGCTTTGCAGAGAGCAAGAAAACATCATGATCGGCCGCTTCTTTCCAGCAGCGAGCCGGAACAAATAGAAAAGCTCTGGAGAGACCGGGAAGTGATTTACAGAAAGGCGTCTATAACGGTTGACACATCGGATAAAGATGTTCAAACAGTTGCGGCGGAGATCCTCGAACTGTTGAAAGGAGAACACATTACAGCATGA